One window of Kosmotoga arenicorallina S304 genomic DNA carries:
- a CDS encoding glycosyltransferase family protein codes for MKIAVVGFLHQREDKRVMRTVRALSNLGEVTYLYWTEKKENSCSSNGVKYVPFLHKIQRGHPLREWNSRKKHEYEMINHLINHEFDIAYLHHYATTRTLAPYKALKKKGTTIITDFHEYVPEEYLFGTLIIPRFFKNKMGNYLYKALLKLSDGVIFVSKYMQKNALKSEPDLKSLWIPNYGNFTINPHKKNERRREIVFIGKIQRRMEKEINIIKKLLKNSFEFTILGGRSDFCTEKTNIIPFVPYEEMISYITKSAFALISYDVKDEKGRSLLNYIYSQPNKFYDSICAGTPVILDKRFEEMRSIVERDNTGLIIDRNNIEEASKLILNTWENGSKYNALLKNISERQEHYCWDERKEEQFLSFVSNTHKEAKKR; via the coding sequence ATGAAAATAGCGGTTGTTGGTTTTTTACATCAAAGAGAAGATAAACGCGTTATGCGAACAGTAAGGGCATTGTCAAATTTAGGAGAGGTAACTTATTTATATTGGACCGAAAAAAAAGAAAATTCTTGTTCTTCAAATGGGGTAAAATATGTTCCGTTTCTTCATAAAATTCAGCGTGGGCACCCTTTACGTGAGTGGAATTCCAGGAAAAAACACGAGTATGAGATGATAAATCACCTGATAAATCATGAATTCGATATTGCTTACCTTCATCATTATGCTACTACACGAACATTAGCACCTTATAAAGCTCTCAAGAAGAAAGGAACAACTATTATAACTGATTTCCATGAATATGTGCCTGAGGAATATTTATTCGGTACTCTTATAATCCCAAGATTTTTCAAAAACAAAATGGGCAATTATTTATATAAAGCGCTTCTGAAATTATCTGACGGCGTTATTTTTGTTTCCAAATACATGCAGAAAAATGCTTTAAAAAGCGAGCCTGATTTAAAAAGCTTATGGATTCCAAATTATGGAAATTTTACTATCAATCCCCACAAAAAAAATGAAAGGCGCAGAGAAATTGTATTTATTGGAAAGATTCAAAGAAGAATGGAAAAAGAAATCAATATAATAAAAAAACTTCTAAAAAATAGTTTTGAATTCACTATACTTGGAGGTAGATCAGACTTTTGTACAGAAAAGACTAATATTATCCCATTCGTACCATACGAAGAAATGATCTCATATATAACAAAAAGCGCTTTTGCTTTGATTTCTTACGATGTAAAAGACGAAAAAGGTAGATCTTTATTAAATTATATCTACTCCCAACCCAATAAATTTTATGACTCAATTTGCGCCGGGACTCCTGTAATATTGGACAAAAGATTTGAAGAAATGAGGAGTATTGTGGAAAGAGATAATACAGGTTTGATAATTGATCGAAATAACATTGAAGAAGCTTCAAAACTCATATTAAATACCTGGGAAAATGGTTCCAAATACAACGCTTTGTTAAAAAATATTTCTGAAAGGCAAGAACATTATTGTTGGGATGAAAGAAAAGAAGAGCAATTCTTATCTTTTGTATCAAACACACACAAAGAAGCTAAGAAAAGATGA